The Bacteroidota bacterium genome segment GGCTTCAGCTCCGCTTAATTTTTTAAGCAAATCCAGGGCTTTGGTTGGTTTATCCTTCATCACCAAATATCTTGGGGTTTCGGGAACAAAAAATAACAGGATCAAGAAGATCAGGGAAGGAATCATACCCGAAGCAAACATCCAGCGCCAGCCTGTGGTAATGTTCCAGGATGTATCCCCTTGCTTTGCAATAAAATAGTTGACAAAGTAAACCACCAGCATACCGAAAATAATTGCAAACTGGTTCCAGGATACCAGCTTTCCACGGATATTGGCCGGTGCAATTTCAGCAATGTACATAGGAGAGAGCATGGAAGCCAATCCAACGCCTATGCCCCCTATTATTCTGTAAAAGATAAAGGAATTAATGGTTTCGATGCAAAGAAAATTCATTTTATCGGGTATAGAAGCACCCAGCGCCGACAGGCAGAAGAGACAGGCTGCAAGAACCAGTCCGTTTTTACGGCCCATGTTGCGGCTGACAAATCCGCCAATGGTTCCTCCCAGTATGCAACCAATCAGGGCACTTGAAACGGTGAAACCTTTAAGCGAATTTGCCGTTTCTTCATCAAGTATCCGGGGTTGAAGGAACATCCTGACCATGAAAAAGGCGCCAACCGCAAAAAGCAGGATAGTACTGATTAATCCGTTCTTTTTTGAAAACAGTTTAAAAAAGATGGCACTGATGGCTGTGCCTAATATGATCATCACCAGGCATACGGTTATCCTGTATTGAAAGATCACGGAAAGGGCATGTACCTGATCATGAAATAAGGGGGTAATAAAAAAAGAGTTCAGAGAGCCTACTGCTCCCGAAATGACTGCAGTATCATATCCAAAAAGCAAACCTCCCAGTGTTGCCACCAGGGTGATGCCCATGATATAGAAACTATTTTTTTTTATTGAATCATTTGACATTGTTTTGAGTTTAGGTTTTAATTTTTCAAAGGGTACAGTAATCCCGGGAATATGAATTGTCCATATACTCCGGGATTAAGAATGTTAAATGCAGGTAACGGCCGGATGAAAATACCGGCCGTTATTTGAAAATTAAAGGTATTGATTGATGAATGATTCGTACAATTCCTGTTTGCCGCTGATTTGTTTAGGTTCGCCATTTTTAACGGCAATTTCCCTCAGATCTTCCAGTTTGAATTTACCCTGTTCGAATTGGGCACCTTCTCCGTTATCATAAGAAGCATAACGTTCTTTACGCAGTTTCTTGTAATCGGATTTTTCGAGAACGTCATAGGCAACCATCAGGGCACGGGCGAAATTATCCATACCGGTGATATGTGCAATGAAGATGTCTTCGAGATCAGTTGAATTTCTTCTGGTCTTGGCGTCAAAGTTGACCCCACCGGTTGTGAAACCACCGGCTTCAATGATCACCAGCAAAGCTTCTACCAATTCATAGATGTTTACAGGGAATTGGTCGGTATCCCAGCCATTCTGGGCATCGCCACGGTTGGCATCGATGCTGCAGAATAAGCCTGCATCGGCAGCAACCTGCAGTTCGTGCTGGAAAGTATGGCCTGCCAGGGTAGCATGGTTCACTTCAATGTTCATCTTGAAATCACCGGCCAGTCCGTGTTCTCTAAGGAAACCAACAACAGTGGCTGTATCAAAATCATACTGGTGTTTGGTGGGTTCCATGGGTTTAGGTTCAATCAGGAAGGGGCCTTTGAATCCGTTACGTCTTCCATATTCCCTTGCTGTTTCGAAGAAACGGGCAATATGCTCGAGCTCGCGTTTCATGTTGGTGTTGAGCAGGCTCATATATCCTTCACGTCCGCCCCAGAATACATAATTTTCACCACCCAGTTCGATGGTGGCATCCAGTGCATGTTTTACCTGGGTAGCAGCCCATGTTAAAACATTGAAATCAGGATTACTTGCAGCGCCGTTCATATAACGGGGATTCCCGAATACATTGGCGGTTCCCCACAACAGTTTAACGCCTGATTCTTTCTTTTTCGCTTTGGCATAATCAATGACGGCTTGTAATCTTCTTTCAGATTCCATGATTGATTCCCCTTCATTGACCAGGTCAAAATCATGGAAGCAAAAATAGGGGGCACCTATTTTGGTGATGAACTCAAAAGCAGCATCCATTTTGTCTTTTGCCTGCTGGATTGGATCGGCAGCTGCAAGCCAGGGGAATGTTTTTGAACCCGGGCCAAACTGATCGCTTCCTTCATTGCAGAAAGTATGCCAGTAGGCAACAGCAAAACGCAAGTGTTCTTTTAAAGTTTTTCCGGCAATTACTTTGTTCTCGTCATAATATTTGAAAGCCAATGGATTTTTTGATTCTTTGCCTTCAAATTTGATTTTCCCAATACCCGGGAAATACTCTTTGTTTCCAACTAAGTAATTCATAATGTTTGATTTAAATTAATAGTTAAATTTTGTGTTTGTAAATAAATATTATATAAATAATTGATAATCAATAAGATATATAAATCCTATGGTTCTTTAATTTTTTGTGGCTTTTTCCAAAGCTGTTTTCCAGTTGTTATACAAAGTCAGGTATTCATCCTGTTTTGATAAATCGGGCTCAATGGTTTCGAGTTTTTTCAGTCCTGCAAAGGCTTCTTTATAATTCTTGTAATAACCTATGCCGACACCGGCGCCTATTGCTGCACCCACCGAGCCGTCAGTAGCATAAAGCTCGATGACAGATCCGGTAATGCCTGCCAGGGTATCCCTGAAAATAGGGCTCAGGAACATGTTTGATTTACCTGCGCGGATAACTTTAGGATTGATGCCTATGGATGACATGATGTCCATTCCGTATTTGAAGGAGCAAACAATACCTTCCTGGGCGGCGCGGAACATATCGGCTTCATTGTGCATGTTGAAATTCAATCCGTTGATGTGGCAGCCTATATTTTTATTCTTAAGCATACGCTCGGCGCCGTTTCCAAAGGGCAGTATTGTCAATCCTTTTGATCCTACCGGAACTTTTGAAGCCAGCTCGTTC includes the following:
- the xylA gene encoding xylose isomerase — its product is MNYLVGNKEYFPGIGKIKFEGKESKNPLAFKYYDENKVIAGKTLKEHLRFAVAYWHTFCNEGSDQFGPGSKTFPWLAAADPIQQAKDKMDAAFEFITKIGAPYFCFHDFDLVNEGESIMESERRLQAVIDYAKAKKKESGVKLLWGTANVFGNPRYMNGAASNPDFNVLTWAATQVKHALDATIELGGENYVFWGGREGYMSLLNTNMKRELEHIARFFETAREYGRRNGFKGPFLIEPKPMEPTKHQYDFDTATVVGFLREHGLAGDFKMNIEVNHATLAGHTFQHELQVAADAGLFCSIDANRGDAQNGWDTDQFPVNIYELVEALLVIIEAGGFTTGGVNFDAKTRRNSTDLEDIFIAHITGMDNFARALMVAYDVLEKSDYKKLRKERYASYDNGEGAQFEQGKFKLEDLREIAVKNGEPKQISGKQELYESFINQYL
- the xylE gene encoding D-xylose transporter XylE, whose amino-acid sequence is MSNDSIKKNSFYIMGITLVATLGGLLFGYDTAVISGAVGSLNSFFITPLFHDQVHALSVIFQYRITVCLVMIILGTAISAIFFKLFSKKNGLISTILLFAVGAFFMVRMFLQPRILDEETANSLKGFTVSSALIGCILGGTIGGFVSRNMGRKNGLVLAACLFCLSALGASIPDKMNFLCIETINSFIFYRIIGGIGVGLASMLSPMYIAEIAPANIRGKLVSWNQFAIIFGMLVVYFVNYFIAKQGDTSWNITTGWRWMFASGMIPSLIFLILLFFVPETPRYLVMKDKPTKALDLLKKLSGAEAAQSELDDIKESLKTKSAPWLSYGFLVILIGILLSVFQQFVGINVVLYYAPEIFKNMGSATDTALLQTIIVGIVNLSFTVLAIVSVDRFGRKPLMIIGSLGMAVSMFLLGSAFFTQHVGLGALIFMLIYIASFAMSWGPVTWVLLSEIFPNSIRDAMSIAVAAQWIANLVISWTFPMMNDNTWLTGIFHHGFSYWIYGVMGILSALFMWRMVPETKGKSLETMEKLWKK